From the genome of Candidatus Hydrogenedentota bacterium:
TCAGGGCCCGCTCGCGCGCAACACTGCGCCGGAAGTTCTGCAAACCGCGCCAGTTGTTTCTGACAACGTCAAGATTCTCGAGAACGCCGTAGTAAGCGGTGCATATTTCGGTCGAAAAATCCTTGCGGAACTGGGTGAAATCGCGCAGCGCATACAAGAGGTCCCGCTCGGCCTGCGTGAGACGTTCGGCGGAAACGCGCGCCCCACGGCCGCGCAAGAGCGGCTGTGTCAGCGTGCCTACTAAGGCGCTGGAGGAACTGGTATTCGGGTCGCCGGTAAGGAAACGCAGAAAATTACTGGTCAGGTCGATGGCAATCTTCCCGCCGGACTTCAGAAGCAGGTTCACTCCCGCGCGCGTCTCCCCCGCCGCTTGATACCGCTCTTCGATACGCGTCACGGGTTCATCCGCGCCGGCAAGCGCGCCCGCCTCCTCGACGATGGCCTGATATTGATTCAGCAAGTCAGCCGGTTGTCCGGTCAAGTCCTCCAATTGGTCGATGATATCCTGAGTCAGCCCGGTCGCCTCGGTAAACGGGGAAGGCTCGGTGACGTCGCGCGTGTCGCGCTGGACTTCGCCGCCAAGCGCCGCGCCGAAGATGGGGGTGTAACGATGACGTTCAAGCGTGAGCGAAAGCGCCTGCAAATAGACATTCTCTTTCTGGTTCTGATACTGGCGGTTTCGCTTGACCGCGATTTCGAGGGCCTTTTCGAGGGAAATGATGTAGGCGCCGGCGTCCCCTTCGGCGGCGCCCCCCATCTCTTCGAGCGGATGCTCAACGCGGGGCAACCCCGCGAATACGTCCCACTCGCGGTCCTGGTCGATGCTGAACTGGGGATTCATCCCGGGCACGGCGGGCGTCTTCTCCTCAATCAGGGAGTAGACCTCGGCGTCGGCGCTGGCCTTTATGCGCGCTGGCGAACAGGAATGCAGCGACAGGGCCATCGCGCACGATGCCCCCATAAAGGCCAGAAAACGCGACGGCCGGTGCACGCGGCAAGGACTGCCCACACGATTGGGAGACGCGAGGAAGCCCTTGATTTCCGCCGTTGGCCTTTGATACTGCATTGGCATTGCCCGCGAGTCCATGTCCTCATTCTAACCGGGGCTTAGACAGGGATCCTGCGGCCCTGAGTTTCACGTTTTGCGCCGCCGCAACGTTGTCTCGAGCGAGGCCGTTCCGCCGGGCGGGGTGTTCACGACAGCGTATACGCCACACACGCCCTATCAGTATACATGACCGCTCGTCCGGTCCGCGATCACGAAGCAGGGTTCTTTTCCGCAAAATACCGGCGCACCGCCTGCACGTCTTCCCCGATGGCCTTTATGAGCGATCCGAGGGAGTCAAACTTCTTTTCCGGGCGCAGACGGTTGTGAAACACGACTTCGATTTCCCTGTCCGCAATGTCCTGGTGGAAGTCCAGGATATACGCTTCAATCGTGACATCGTCCTGGCGAATAGTCGGCGCGATACCGATGTTGACCGCCGAGGGGTGCGAAAGTCCGTCCACAACGACTTCCGCCACGTAGACGCCATGAGCCGGCACGGCATTATTGTGCGGCTTCACGTTGGCCGTCGGAAAACCAAGATGCGCGCCGCCAACGCCGCGCCCGCGCACCACGTTGCCCAGAATGGAGTACTTGCGGCCCAGCAACTCCTCCGCCTTCTCGAGTTCTCCTTGCAGAATCCGCTCGCGAATGGCCGTGCTGCCGACCCGCTCGCCCTGAACGATAAGCGCGGGCACCTGGCGCACCTCGATGCCGTATTGCGGCGCGGCGGCCTGCAGAAAGTCGAAATCGCCCCGCGCGCCCCGGCCAAAGGCGAAGTCATGCCCGACTACGAGCACGCGCGCCTGACATTTTTTCGCGATGATCTCACGCAGAAAGGTCTCCGGCGTCAGTCCGGCCGTTTCCGCGTTGAAGGGAAGTACATAGAAGACGTCCAGCCCCAGGGCTTCCAGCAGCGCCGCCTTCTTCTTCAAGGGCGTCAAGATATTGGGCGCGGATTCGGGCGAAAAGAACTGGCGGGGATGCGGCTGGAGTGTCATCAGCGCAGCCGTGCCTTTGATCGCGCGGGCGGTCCGGCGGAGTTCCGACACGATCCGCTGATGGCCGAGGTGGACACCATCAAAACTCCCGATGGTGAGCACGAGGTTCGGAAACGTTTCCTGCGTTTCTCGAACATCTTCTATGACACGCATGCAAGGACTCCGCTTCCGTTTGTTGAACCGAATCGGCGCCCCCCGCCGCCGCCTTGCCCGAAAACCCGGAACGCCGCTTACAGAAACACGCGCTTGGGATGGATGCACACGCCGGCCGCGGTCGGTTGCACGACGCCCAGCGCGAGCAATTCGCCTGCGCTGGATTTCACCTGCACCCACCCTTCCCGAACGGGGCAGTCGCCGCCCAAGTTCGAGGACACCAGCGTCGAGCCGGCAGCCAGTACACCGCGCGCGGCATCCTGGATGACCACAGCGGGCAAGTCGAGCGCCTGGTCCATGGGCAGTATGCGCGCCCGCACGTCCTCCGGCGCCTGAAAATCATCCATAGCGGTGGCCTGCTCGACGGAGTAGCGGCCCACCCACGTGCGGCGCAACGAAGCAAGCACCGCGCCGCAACCCACGACACTGCCGATTTCGTGGCACAGGCTGCGCACATAGGTTCCGCTGGAACATGAAACCCGAATCTCGACATCCGGTGGGACGTAACTCAGCGCGCGGAATTCGCGAACCACGATACGGCGCGGCTTGCGTTCCACCTCTTCCCCGCGCCGTGCGGCCTTGTACAGCCGCCGGCCGCCAACTTTCACCGCGCTCACCATGGGCGGCACCTGGTCGATTTCTCCCGTCAGGGCGTCGCAATGGGCCTGAATTTGCTCCAGAGTCAGCGCGGGCGGTTCCGCTTCCCGCACGACGGTCCCGTCGAGATCATAGGAGTCGGTGACAACTCCGAACCGCATAATGCCCTGATACGTCTTGTCGAGTCCGGTAAGATGCTCCGAGAGCCGGGTGGCTTTCCCCAGACAGAGGATAAGCAGTCCCGTGGCCGCGGGGTCGAGTGTCCCCGTATGCCCGACCCG
Proteins encoded in this window:
- a CDS encoding TolC family protein, which gives rise to MQYQRPTAEIKGFLASPNRVGSPCRVHRPSRFLAFMGASCAMALSLHSCSPARIKASADAEVYSLIEEKTPAVPGMNPQFSIDQDREWDVFAGLPRVEHPLEEMGGAAEGDAGAYIISLEKALEIAVKRNRQYQNQKENVYLQALSLTLERHRYTPIFGAALGGEVQRDTRDVTEPSPFTEATGLTQDIIDQLEDLTGQPADLLNQYQAIVEEAGALAGADEPVTRIEERYQAAGETRAGVNLLLKSGGKIAIDLTSNFLRFLTGDPNTSSSSALVGTLTQPLLRGRGARVSAERLTQAERDLLYALRDFTQFRKDFSTEICTAYYGVLENLDVVRNNWRGLQNFRRSVARERALTTEGRRTPAGLGRIEQAEFNQENSWIESVRRYRESLDRFKIQLGLSTDAPVVLDEAELDCLRQEGLRHPALTAEDAIAVALAARLDLYTERDRVADAERKTAVAADALKPSLDLLVSGGIETPPDGNYTDMDVDRATWSAGFDTDLDLDKKAERNAYRAALIEQERVARNLSLAEDNIKLDVRERWRSLEQAKRNFEIALKSVELNQRRVEEQDLLAELGRATILDQVDAQNDLTASENDLTAALVRHTIARLEFWRDMGILYIKENGQWEDVVDDAIQRQPETQPTP
- the truB gene encoding tRNA pseudouridine(55) synthase TruB codes for the protein MTGLLLVDKPVGLTSHDVVDHIRKAAGIRRVGHTGTLDPAATGLLILCLGKATRLSEHLTGLDKTYQGIMRFGVVTDSYDLDGTVVREAEPPALTLEQIQAHCDALTGEIDQVPPMVSAVKVGGRRLYKAARRGEEVERKPRRIVVREFRALSYVPPDVEIRVSCSSGTYVRSLCHEIGSVVGCGAVLASLRRTWVGRYSVEQATAMDDFQAPEDVRARILPMDQALDLPAVVIQDAARGVLAAGSTLVSSNLGGDCPVREGWVQVKSSAGELLALGVVQPTAAGVCIHPKRVFL
- a CDS encoding bifunctional riboflavin kinase/FAD synthetase, with protein sequence MRVIEDVRETQETFPNLVLTIGSFDGVHLGHQRIVSELRRTARAIKGTAALMTLQPHPRQFFSPESAPNILTPLKKKAALLEALGLDVFYVLPFNAETAGLTPETFLREIIAKKCQARVLVVGHDFAFGRGARGDFDFLQAAAPQYGIEVRQVPALIVQGERVGSTAIRERILQGELEKAEELLGRKYSILGNVVRGRGVGGAHLGFPTANVKPHNNAVPAHGVYVAEVVVDGLSHPSAVNIGIAPTIRQDDVTIEAYILDFHQDIADREIEVVFHNRLRPEKKFDSLGSLIKAIGEDVQAVRRYFAEKNPAS